The following are encoded together in the Bos javanicus breed banteng chromosome 4, ARS-OSU_banteng_1.0, whole genome shotgun sequence genome:
- the LOC133246829 gene encoding olfactory receptor 9A1-like — protein MLKNYSSVTEFYLLGFPGSKELHNILFATFFFFYSVTLIGNMVIILTVCVDKRLQSPMYFFLGHLSVLEILITSVAVPLMLWGLLLPGMQAVSLSACCVQLYLYLSLGTSELLLIGAMALDRYVAVCNPLRYNTIMNSHTCISVVTGSWVFGFLCEIWPVYATFQFTFCKSNVLDHFYCDRGQLLKLSCDDTLFTEFVLFLMAVFIIVGSMIPTIVSYTYIVSTILKIPTASGRRKAFSTCASHFTFVVIGYGSCLFLFVKPKQTQAAEYNRVASLMVLVVNPFLNPFIFTLRNDKFIEAFRNVMKCCYQLLKN, from the coding sequence ATGTTGAAAAATTACTCTAGTGTCACTGAATTTTATCTCCTTGGCTTCCCTGGCTCTAAAGAACTACACAATATTCTATTTGccaccttctttttcttctactcTGTGACATTAATTGGAAACATGGTCATCATCTTGACAGTCTGTGTTGATAAACGTCTTCAGtcccccatgtatttcttcctgggTCACCTGTCTGTCCTAGAGATCCTGATCACATCTGTGGCCGTCCCTCTGATGCTCTGGGGTCTGCTTCTTCCTGGGATGCAGGCAGTATCTTTGAGTGCCTGTTGTGTACAGTTGTATTTGTACCTGTCTTTGGGAACGTCGGAGTTGTTATTAATAGGAGCGATGGCTCTGGACCGTTATGTGGCCGTCTGTAACCCTTTGAGGTACAATACCATTATGAACAGCCACACCTGCATCTCGGTGGTGACTGGGTCATGGGTGTTTGGGTTCCTTTGCGAAATCTGGCCAGTATATGCCACGTTTCAGTTTACCTTCTGCAAATCAAACGTGTTAGACCATTTTTATTGTGACCGAGGTCAGTTGCTCAAGCTGTCCTGTGATGACACTCTTTTCACagagtttgttctgtttttaatggCTGTTTTCATTATTGTTGGTTCGATGATCCCTACAATTGTCTCCTACACCTACATCGTGTCCACCATCCTCAAGATCCCCACTGCCTCTGGCCGCAGGAAAGCCTTCTCTACGTGTGCCTCCCACTTCACCTTTGTTGTCATCGGCTATGGCAGCTGCTTGTTCCTCTTTGTGAAACCCAAGCAAACGCAGGCCGCTGAGTACAACAGGGTAGCGTCACTGATGGTTTTAGTGGTGAACCCTTTTCTGAACCCTTTTATCTTCACTCTCCGGAATGACAAATTCATAGAGGCCTTTCGAAATGTCATGAAATGCTGCTATCAACTCCTGAAGAATTAG